Genomic window (Corynebacterium simulans):
GGCAGTGGGCATGGCGGACGCGGATATGGACCCGGAAAACATCTCTGTTGCCTTCAACAATCAGCCTGTCTGCATCAACTCCACGGGCGCGCCCGGCGCGCGCGAGGTGGACCTATCAGGAATCGATATTGACGTCCACGTTCACTTAGGTCTTAACGGGCCAGGCCGAGCATTTTTACGGACTACGGATCTGTCTCATCAGTACGTCGAAATCAACTCGGCCTATAGCTCTTAGCTTCGGGGAATAGGCAAAGGCGAGGAGACTATGCAGTTAACGAACTTGGAGCGGGCCACGGTCTTGGCGGAGGCACTGCCGTGGCTCCAGCATTATCGCGACAAAATAGTCGTGGTGAAGTATGGCGGTAATGCCATGGTGGATGAGCGGCTCAAGGCGGCGTTCGCGGCAGACATGGTTTTTCTGCGCGCGGTAGGCGCGAAGCCGATTGTCGTCCACGGCGGCGGCCCGCAGATCAACCAGATGCTGGGCAGGCTCGGCATCGAGGGCGAATTCAAAGGTGGCTTTCGGGTAACCACCCCGGAGGTTATGGAAGTCGTACGGATGGTCTTGTTTGGCCAGGTGGGCAGGGGATTGGTCAACCTCATCAACTCCCACGGGCCCTACGCGGTGGGCACTTCGGGCGAGGACGCAGGACTATTTCGCGCCCGAAAGCGCCTGGTCAACATCGATGGGCGGCTGACAAACATTGGTTTGGTCGGCGATATTACCGACGTCAACCCCG
Coding sequences:
- the argB gene encoding acetylglutamate kinase — its product is MQLTNLERATVLAEALPWLQHYRDKIVVVKYGGNAMVDERLKAAFAADMVFLRAVGAKPIVVHGGGPQINQMLGRLGIEGEFKGGFRVTTPEVMEVVRMVLFGQVGRGLVNLINSHGPYAVGTSGEDAGLFRARKRLVNIDGRLTNIGLVGDITDVNPEALMDIVDAGRIPVVSTIAPGRDGEVYNVNADTAAGALASAVGAERLVVLTNVEGLYTDWPDSDSLVSKIECSELSQLLPILDSGMIPKMEACLKAVEAGVNAAHVIDGRTEHAVVLELLTSGGIGTMILPDNYDRADYPEGTVFRKDDNA